The proteins below come from a single Fusobacterium nucleatum genomic window:
- a CDS encoding MotA/TolQ/ExbB proton channel family protein — MLHYLEVGGPILWVLVIISIGAFAVVLERIVFFARNEKNIGDTFKDEILSLVANKKIDEAIALCDTKKSCVASAIKKFLQKAPKGIDVQDYEFILKEITIKETSPYESRLNLLASVISISPMLGLLGTVTGMIRAFTNISKYGTGDAAIVADGIAEALLTTAAGLMIAIPVIVVYNYLNRRLEKMENEIDDVVTNIINIFRR; from the coding sequence ATGTTACATTATTTAGAAGTTGGAGGACCTATCCTATGGGTGTTAGTTATAATTTCTATAGGGGCTTTTGCTGTTGTGTTAGAAAGAATAGTGTTTTTTGCAAGGAATGAAAAAAATATAGGAGATACTTTTAAAGATGAAATACTTTCATTAGTAGCTAATAAAAAGATAGATGAAGCTATTGCTCTTTGTGATACTAAGAAAAGTTGTGTTGCATCTGCTATAAAAAAATTTTTACAAAAAGCTCCCAAAGGAATAGATGTTCAAGACTATGAATTTATTTTAAAAGAAATTACTATTAAAGAAACATCACCCTATGAAAGTAGATTAAATCTTTTAGCAAGTGTTATAAGTATTTCTCCAATGCTTGGGTTATTAGGAACAGTTACAGGTATGATTAGAGCATTTACTAATATTTCAAAATATGGTACTGGGGATGCAGCTATTGTTGCAGATGGTATAGCAGAAGCATTATTAACAACAGCAGCTGGACTTATGATAGCAATTCCAGTTATAGTTGTTTATAACTATTTAAATAGAAGATTAGAAAAAATGGAAAATGAAATAGATGATGTGGTAACTAATATAATTAATATATTTAGGAGATAA
- the dnaG gene encoding DNA primase has protein sequence MYYKQEDIDKLLDNLRIEEVVGEFIELKKVGSSYKGLCPFHADTNPSFSVTPEKKICKCFVCGSGGNAINFYSKIKNISYTEAIRELSKKYKINIKEYNNTNTNENYEKFYQIMEDSHNFFMEKIFSQDSRGALEYLSNRGLDTDLIKEHKLGYAPPKWSELYELLNSKGYNDEDLLALGLIKKSEEGRIYDTFRNRIIFPIFSPSGRIIAFGGRTLEKDNTVPKYINSPDTPIFKKGKNAYGIERAINIKNKNYSILMEGYMDVLSANIYGFDTSIAPLGTALTEEQAQLIKRYSSNILLSFDMDKAGISATERASFILKSQGFNIRVLQFEGSKDPDEFLKKNGKEAFLRIVENSLEIFDFLYNLYSSEYDLNNNIIARQNFIERFKDFFSNIENDLEKEMYLKKLSKKIDISIDILRKTLIEKNKKHIVKRDYLAEDEEKIEKKEFKQANNLEMAIVKMLLRKPEYYNFFKEEKLESDIANKIFKFFNQKIKENLFFDSNTIMKEFKNYIEESNEFSQYEKNNELARIIMDYVLIPNKLAEERENIELFKSYLREKLKLRDKTKDDIAKKFEFGKLKKEIAKTKSVEEFIKVYNSFKYLF, from the coding sequence ATGTATTATAAACAAGAGGATATAGATAAGTTATTAGATAATTTAAGAATAGAAGAAGTAGTTGGAGAATTTATTGAATTAAAAAAAGTAGGTTCAAGCTATAAGGGATTATGTCCATTTCATGCTGATACTAATCCTTCTTTCTCTGTTACTCCTGAAAAAAAGATTTGTAAATGTTTTGTATGTGGCTCTGGTGGAAATGCTATAAACTTTTATTCAAAAATTAAAAATATTTCTTATACAGAAGCAATTAGAGAGTTATCTAAAAAATATAAAATTAATATAAAAGAATATAATAATACTAACACAAATGAAAATTATGAAAAATTCTATCAAATTATGGAAGATAGTCATAATTTTTTTATGGAAAAAATATTTTCACAAGATTCTAGAGGAGCTTTGGAATATCTCTCAAACAGAGGCTTGGATACTGATTTAATTAAAGAACATAAACTTGGATATGCTCCTCCTAAATGGTCAGAACTTTATGAACTTTTAAATAGTAAAGGTTATAATGATGAAGATTTATTAGCTTTGGGACTTATTAAAAAAAGTGAAGAAGGAAGAATATATGATACTTTTAGAAATAGAATAATATTTCCAATTTTTTCACCAAGTGGAAGAATAATTGCTTTCGGAGGAAGAACCTTAGAGAAAGATAATACAGTTCCAAAATACATAAATTCACCAGATACTCCGATTTTTAAAAAGGGAAAAAATGCTTATGGTATTGAAAGAGCTATAAATATAAAAAATAAAAATTATTCTATTTTGATGGAAGGCTATATGGATGTTCTTTCTGCTAATATTTATGGGTTTGATACAAGTATAGCACCATTAGGAACTGCTTTAACAGAAGAGCAAGCTCAACTTATAAAAAGATATTCATCTAATATTTTATTATCTTTTGATATGGATAAGGCTGGAATATCTGCAACTGAAAGAGCAAGTTTTATATTAAAGTCACAAGGTTTTAATATAAGAGTTTTACAATTTGAAGGAAGTAAAGATCCCGATGAGTTTTTAAAGAAAAATGGAAAAGAAGCATTTTTAAGGATAGTTGAAAATTCATTAGAAATTTTTGATTTTCTATATAATTTATATTCAAGTGAATATGATTTGAATAATAATATTATAGCAAGACAAAATTTTATAGAAAGATTTAAAGATTTTTTTTCAAATATAGAAAATGATTTAGAAAAAGAAATGTATCTAAAAAAACTTTCAAAAAAAATTGATATTAGTATAGATATTTTAAGAAAGACTCTTATTGAAAAAAATAAAAAACATATTGTAAAAAGAGACTATCTTGCTGAAGATGAAGAAAAAATAGAAAAAAAGGAATTTAAACAAGCCAATAATTTAGAAATGGCAATAGTAAAGATGCTACTTAGAAAACCTGAATATTATAACTTTTTTAAAGAAGAAAAATTAGAAAGTGATATTGCTAATAAAATTTTTAAATTTTTTAATCAAAAAATAAAGGAAAATTTATTTTTTGATAGTAATACTATAATGAAAGAATTTAAAAATTATATTGAAGAAAGTAATGAATTTTCACAATATGAGAAAAATAATGAGTTAGCAAGAATAATAATGGATTATGTTTTAATTCCAAATAAATTAGCAGAAGAAAGAGAAAATATAGAATTGTTTAAGAGTTATCTTAGAGAAAAATTAAAATTAAGAGATAAAACAAAAGATGATATTGCTAAAAAATTTGAATTTGGAAAATTAAAAAAAGAAATAGCAAAAACTAAAAGTGTTGAAGAATTTATAAAAGTTTATAATTCATTTAAGTATCTTTTTTAA
- a CDS encoding sigma-70 family RNA polymerase sigma factor, protein MKLLSLEKYLLKNSLNDEEFKKLVSEISEKLELEVLSEDRKLTDEEIDYEYIDFLIAETLESLKDDVCSCEDDCGVEDCCGTRVEKNLKKVYEMALYMLREGISYDDLTQEGIIGLIKAHELFEEDKDFKLYKDYYIAREMFNYINNYANYRKSAFKDYAKHEIHKNSHLKVSLKDRDKSEELKKLEKENKEKHIEEMKHLEKRAETLFDYLNLKYRLSKREIEVLILYYGLDGHKKKTFSQISEITKIDDECLDKLLKGAMFKLSTVEEKVEL, encoded by the coding sequence TTGAAGCTTTTAAGTCTTGAAAAATATTTACTTAAAAATAGTTTAAATGATGAGGAATTTAAGAAACTTGTATCTGAAATTTCAGAAAAATTGGAATTAGAAGTACTTTCAGAAGATAGAAAATTGACTGATGAAGAAATAGATTATGAATATATTGATTTTCTTATAGCAGAAACTCTTGAAAGTCTGAAAGATGATGTTTGTAGCTGTGAAGATGATTGTGGAGTAGAAGATTGTTGTGGAACAAGAGTTGAGAAGAATTTAAAAAAAGTCTATGAGATGGCTCTTTATATGTTAAGAGAAGGAATATCTTATGATGATTTAACACAAGAAGGCATTATTGGATTAATAAAAGCTCACGAACTTTTTGAAGAGGATAAAGACTTTAAGTTATATAAAGATTATTATATAGCAAGGGAAATGTTTAATTATATAAATAATTATGCTAATTATAGAAAATCAGCTTTTAAAGATTATGCTAAACATGAAATTCATAAGAATAGCCATTTAAAAGTTTCTTTAAAAGATAGAGATAAATCAGAAGAGCTTAAAAAACTTGAAAAAGAAAATAAAGAAAAACATATTGAAGAAATGAAACATTTAGAAAAAAGAGCTGAAACTTTATTTGATTATCTGAATCTAAAATATAGATTAAGTAAAAGAGAGATAGAAGTTTTAATATTATATTATGGACTTGATGGGCATAAGAAAAAAACTTTCTCTCAAATTTCTGAAATCACTAAAATAGATGATGAGTGTTTAGATAAACTCTTAAAGGGAGCTATGTTTAAATTATCAACTGTTGAAGAAAAGGTTGAACTATGA
- a CDS encoding DUF1858 domain-containing protein, with the protein MVTGDMNIMEAVEKYPVIIEVLQRNGLGCVGCMIASGETLAEGIEAHGLDAKAILDEINSLIKE; encoded by the coding sequence ATGGTTACAGGAGATATGAATATAATGGAAGCAGTTGAAAAATACCCAGTAATAATTGAAGTTTTACAAAGAAATGGATTAGGTTGTGTAGGATGCATGATAGCTTCTGGTGAAACATTAGCAGAAGGAATTGAAGCTCACGGGTTAGATGCTAAGGCTATTCTTGACGAAATTAATTCTCTAATAAAAGAATAA
- a CDS encoding energy transducer TonB, whose product MKKYILISLVLHLIVLFGFGVMQTTQLGKDEPKNQVVPIAFVAKQISENPGGKVLDTEEREKQSPEPPKPKVEKKKEEKKTEEKKVEKKPEKKEIENNIPSKDAKPVEKQSETTTSENTSSTDKGENTSSDNSSSKGSGDDGFGSNFISDGDGSYIALSSKGINYQIINEVEPDYPSQAESIGYSKKVKVTVKFLVGLKGNVEKTEITQSHKDLGFDAEVMKAIKKWRFKPIYHNGKNIKVYFVKTFVFDPQ is encoded by the coding sequence ATGAAAAAATATATTTTAATATCTCTTGTACTTCACTTAATAGTATTATTTGGATTTGGAGTTATGCAAACAACTCAATTAGGAAAAGATGAACCCAAAAATCAAGTTGTCCCTATTGCCTTTGTTGCAAAGCAAATTTCTGAAAATCCAGGAGGGAAAGTTTTAGATACAGAGGAAAGAGAAAAACAAAGTCCTGAACCTCCAAAACCAAAAGTTGAAAAGAAAAAAGAAGAGAAAAAAACAGAAGAAAAGAAAGTTGAGAAAAAACCTGAAAAGAAAGAAATAGAAAATAATATTCCTAGTAAAGATGCTAAACCTGTTGAAAAACAATCAGAAACAACTACTTCTGAAAATACCAGTTCTACAGATAAAGGAGAAAATACTTCAAGTGATAATTCTTCTAGTAAAGGAAGTGGAGATGATGGATTTGGGTCAAACTTTATTTCTGATGGAGATGGAAGCTATATAGCACTTTCATCAAAAGGGATTAACTATCAGATAATAAATGAAGTAGAGCCTGACTATCCTTCACAAGCTGAATCAATAGGCTATTCAAAAAAAGTAAAAGTTACAGTTAAATTTTTAGTGGGGCTAAAAGGAAATGTTGAAAAAACTGAAATAACTCAATCACATAAAGATTTAGGTTTTGATGCAGAGGTTATGAAGGCTATTAAAAAGTGGAGATTTAAACCTATATATCACAATGGAAAAAATATAAAAGTTTATTTTGTTAAGACATTTGTGTTTGATCCTCAATAA
- the kdsA gene encoding 3-deoxy-8-phosphooctulonate synthase, with product MLISDVNKVKVGNIVFGGRKRFVLIAGPCVMESQELMDEVAGGIKEICDRLGIEYIFKASFDKANRSSIYSFRGPGLEEGMKMLAKTKERFNVPVITDVHEAWQCKEVAKVADILQIPAFLCRQTDLLIAAAETGKAINIKKGQFLAPWDMKNIVVKMEESGNKNIMLCERGSTFGYNNMVVDMRSLLEMRKFNYPVVFDVTHSVQKPGGLGTATSGDREYVYPLLRAGLAIGVDAIFAEVHPNPEEAKSDGPNMLYLKDLEKILKTVVEIDKIVKGI from the coding sequence ATGTTAATTAGTGATGTAAATAAGGTAAAAGTTGGGAACATTGTATTTGGTGGAAGAAAAAGATTTGTTTTAATTGCAGGACCTTGTGTTATGGAATCTCAAGAATTGATGGATGAAGTTGCAGGAGGAATAAAAGAAATTTGTGACAGACTAGGGATAGAATATATTTTTAAGGCTTCTTTTGATAAGGCTAATCGCTCTTCTATTTATTCATTTAGAGGGCCAGGATTAGAAGAAGGAATGAAAATGCTTGCTAAAACAAAAGAAAGATTTAATGTCCCTGTTATTACAGATGTACATGAAGCTTGGCAATGTAAAGAAGTTGCAAAAGTAGCAGATATTTTACAGATACCAGCATTTTTATGTAGACAAACAGATTTATTAATAGCAGCAGCTGAAACAGGAAAGGCTATAAATATTAAAAAAGGGCAATTTTTAGCACCTTGGGATATGAAAAATATAGTTGTTAAAATGGAAGAATCTGGAAATAAAAATATAATGTTATGTGAAAGAGGAAGTACATTTGGATATAATAATATGGTAGTGGATATGAGAAGTTTACTTGAAATGAGAAAGTTTAATTATCCAGTTGTCTTTGATGTAACACATTCAGTTCAAAAACCAGGTGGACTTGGAACTGCTACATCAGGAGATAGAGAATATGTCTATCCACTTTTAAGGGCAGGACTTGCTATTGGTGTTGATGCAATATTTGCAGAAGTTCACCCTAATCCAGAAGAAGCAAAATCTGATGGGCCAAATATGTTATATTTAAAAGATTTAGAAAAGATTTTAAAAACAGTAGTTGAAATTGATAAAATTGTTAAGGGTATATAA
- a CDS encoding peptide ABC transporter substrate-binding protein gives MKILKLLLISVLSFLLFACGEEKLEETEKVEQIFYTVMSKQEYKLDPQSYSGNERALLTQIFEGLTELKTEGVRLVSVLNIEHSDDYKEWTFTLRDDLKWSDGEKITANTYLDSWLDTLENSKSDEIYRMFVIKGAEDFYNKKINKNSLGLKVQDNKLVVSLNTPIKNFDEWVSNPIFYPIRKENINLSLDKKIVNGAFKVSSFTDDEIILERNENYWDSVNTKLKEIKISLVEDGIMAYEMFPRNEIDYFGEPFYSMPFDRLNQVNTLPEKLVFPTTKYWYISIPNESKEKFFDKSEIRKLMYAVSDPEFMGKVILENDSPAIFAHPHPSSDTLNKAKEDFEKIKEKSNFNFSETPYIAYYENNNLLDKKLLLSTVKEWIGQFKIPIRVTSNTDRSITFKIERYLLGTNNMNDLYYYVNYKYGSNIKSDGEFLDNLPVIPLLQEYDTVLSHSNVRGLNLTPSGDIYLKYINMQ, from the coding sequence ATGAAAATTTTAAAATTATTATTAATTTCTGTACTAAGTTTTTTATTATTTGCTTGTGGAGAAGAAAAACTAGAAGAAACTGAAAAAGTTGAGCAAATTTTTTATACAGTTATGTCAAAACAAGAATATAAATTAGATCCTCAATCTTATTCTGGAAATGAGAGAGCATTATTAACACAAATTTTTGAAGGATTAACTGAACTTAAAACAGAGGGGGTTAGATTAGTAAGTGTACTCAATATAGAACATTCTGATGATTATAAAGAATGGACTTTTACTTTAAGAGATGATTTAAAATGGTCTGATGGAGAAAAAATAACTGCTAATACTTATTTAGATAGCTGGTTAGATACCTTAGAAAATTCAAAATCTGATGAAATTTATAGAATGTTTGTAATAAAAGGTGCAGAAGATTTTTACAATAAAAAAATTAATAAAAATTCTCTTGGTCTTAAAGTTCAAGATAATAAACTTGTAGTTAGTTTAAATACTCCTATTAAAAATTTTGATGAATGGGTAAGCAATCCAATTTTTTATCCTATTAGAAAAGAGAATATAAATTTAAGTCTTGATAAAAAAATTGTAAATGGAGCTTTTAAAGTTTCTAGTTTTACTGATGATGAAATTATTTTAGAGAGAAATGAAAACTATTGGGATAGTGTTAATACTAAGTTAAAAGAGATTAAAATTTCACTTGTAGAAGATGGAATAATGGCTTATGAAATGTTTCCCCGTAATGAGATAGACTATTTTGGAGAACCTTTTTATTCTATGCCTTTTGACAGATTAAATCAAGTGAATACTTTACCTGAAAAATTAGTATTTCCAACAACTAAATATTGGTATATCTCTATTCCGAATGAAAGTAAAGAAAAGTTTTTTGATAAATCTGAAATTAGAAAACTTATGTATGCTGTGAGTGACCCAGAATTTATGGGAAAGGTTATTTTAGAAAATGACTCTCCTGCTATTTTTGCCCATCCTCACCCAAGTTCTGATACATTGAATAAAGCCAAGGAAGATTTTGAAAAAATAAAAGAAAAATCTAATTTTAATTTTTCAGAAACTCCTTATATTGCTTATTATGAAAACAATAATTTATTGGATAAAAAATTGCTTTTATCAACTGTTAAAGAATGGATAGGACAATTTAAAATCCCTATAAGAGTTACTTCAAATACTGATAGAAGTATAACTTTTAAAATAGAAAGATATTTATTAGGAACAAATAATATGAATGATTTGTACTATTATGTTAATTATAAGTATGGTAGTAATATAAAATCTGATGGAGAATTTTTAGATAATCTTCCAGTTATCCCACTTTTACAAGAATACGATACTGTCTTATCTCATTCAAATGTGAGAGGACTTAATTTAACTCCAAGTGGAGATATTTATTTAAAATATATAAATATGCAATAA
- a CDS encoding Nif3-like dinuclear metal center hexameric protein, whose amino-acid sequence MKTKDIINILEKKFPKINAEEWDNVGLLIGDYDKVVKKIQFSLDATLESIENAISEKVDMLITHHPIIFKAIKDITEQNILGKKIRDLIKNNINVYAIHTNLDSSIDGLNDYILKKLGILEYKILDFDEEKNCGIGRVFKLNEEKNLKDFIEDLKLKLKILNLRVISDDLNKKIKKVALINGSAMSYWRKAKKEKVDLFITGDVGYHDALDALESGLNIIDFGHYESEHFFYEILIEELKDKNLEFLIFNRGPVFKFY is encoded by the coding sequence ATGAAAACCAAAGATATTATAAATATATTAGAAAAAAAGTTTCCTAAAATAAATGCAGAAGAATGGGATAATGTTGGACTTTTAATAGGAGATTATGATAAGGTAGTCAAAAAAATTCAATTTTCTTTAGATGCAACATTAGAAAGCATTGAAAATGCTATTTCTGAAAAAGTGGATATGTTAATTACTCATCATCCTATTATTTTTAAAGCTATTAAAGATATAACTGAACAAAATATTTTAGGAAAAAAAATTAGAGATTTAATAAAAAATAATATTAATGTTTATGCTATACATACAAATTTGGATTCTAGTATTGACGGATTAAATGATTATATTTTAAAAAAATTAGGAATTTTAGAATATAAAATATTAGATTTTGATGAAGAGAAAAATTGTGGTATAGGAAGAGTTTTTAAATTAAATGAAGAAAAAAATTTAAAAGATTTTATAGAAGATCTTAAACTAAAATTAAAAATTTTAAATCTAAGAGTTATAAGTGATGATTTGAATAAAAAAATTAAAAAAGTAGCTCTTATAAATGGTTCAGCTATGAGTTATTGGAGAAAAGCTAAAAAGGAAAAGGTTGATTTATTTATAACAGGAGATGTTGGCTATCATGATGCTCTTGATGCTTTAGAAAGTGGACTAAATATAATTGACTTTGGACATTATGAAAGTGAACATTTTTTCTATGAAATTTTGATAGAAGAATTAAAAGACAAAAACTTAGAATTTTTAATTTTTAATAGAGGACCAGTGTTTAAATTTTATTAA
- a CDS encoding ExbD/TolR family protein — MSKYKKKRESAKLDLTPLIDVVFLLIIFFMVTTTFNNFGSVQIDLPSSTIQQTDKNRSIEIIVDKDGNYHISEDGKITQVQFADLDSYLKSAKEATVSADKNLKYQTIMDVITKIKENGVDNLGLTFYE; from the coding sequence ATGAGCAAATATAAGAAGAAAAGAGAGTCAGCTAAATTAGATTTAACACCACTTATAGATGTTGTTTTTCTTTTAATTATATTTTTTATGGTAACTACAACATTTAATAATTTTGGTTCAGTTCAAATTGATTTACCTAGCTCTACTATTCAACAAACTGACAAAAATAGAAGTATAGAAATTATAGTTGATAAAGATGGAAATTATCATATTTCTGAGGATGGAAAGATTACCCAAGTACAATTTGCAGATTTAGATTCTTATCTAAAATCTGCAAAAGAAGCCACTGTTTCTGCTGATAAAAATTTAAAATATCAAACTATTATGGATGTTATAACTAAAATAAAAGAAAATGGTGTAGATAATTTGGGCTTAACTTTCTATGAATAG
- the rpoD gene encoding RNA polymerase sigma factor RpoD, with product MKELIKNEKARALIKKAVEEGIITYEEINEELGDDFPAENIEQLINEMLEQGIKIVDEEQLDELGVDELGGKNSEEDYIDNEEHDDLLEDETDEKLDTDEENEETETFTEFDDEFNPEYIEDVSEDELSNEKLLNLGNSAKVDEPIKMYLREIGQVPLLTHDEEIEYAKKAYEGDEEASKKLIESNLRLVVSIAKKHTNRGLKLLDLIQEGNIGLMKAVEKFEYTKGYKFSTYATWWIRQAITRAIADQGRTIRIPVHMIETINKIKKESRIYLQETGKDASPEILAERLGMEVDKIKAIQEMNQEPISLETPVGSEEDSELGDFVEDQKTTSPYEATNRAILREELDAVLKTLSPREEKVLRYRYGLDDSSPKTLEEVGKIFNVTRERIRQIEVKALRKLRHPSRKKKLEDFKVD from the coding sequence GTGAAAGAGCTGATAAAAAATGAAAAAGCTAGAGCTTTAATAAAAAAAGCAGTAGAAGAAGGGATTATAACTTATGAAGAAATTAATGAAGAATTAGGTGATGATTTTCCAGCTGAAAATATAGAACAACTTATTAATGAAATGCTTGAACAAGGTATTAAAATAGTTGATGAAGAGCAATTAGATGAGTTAGGTGTGGATGAGTTAGGAGGAAAAAATTCAGAGGAAGATTATATAGATAATGAAGAACATGATGATTTACTAGAAGATGAAACAGATGAAAAATTAGATACAGATGAAGAAAATGAGGAAACAGAAACTTTTACAGAATTTGATGATGAATTTAATCCTGAATATATAGAAGATGTAAGTGAAGATGAATTAAGTAATGAAAAATTATTAAATTTAGGTAATAGTGCAAAAGTTGATGAACCTATAAAAATGTATTTAAGAGAAATAGGTCAAGTTCCATTACTAACTCATGATGAAGAAATAGAATATGCTAAAAAAGCCTATGAAGGTGATGAAGAAGCAAGTAAAAAACTTATAGAATCAAATTTAAGACTTGTTGTGAGCATTGCTAAAAAACATACAAATAGAGGTTTAAAACTTCTTGATTTAATACAAGAGGGTAATATAGGTCTTATGAAAGCTGTTGAGAAGTTTGAATATACAAAAGGATATAAATTTTCAACTTATGCTACTTGGTGGATAAGACAAGCTATAACAAGAGCCATAGCTGACCAAGGAAGAACAATAAGAATACCTGTTCATATGATAGAAACAATAAATAAAATTAAAAAAGAATCAAGAATATATCTTCAAGAAACAGGAAAAGATGCCTCTCCTGAAATTTTAGCTGAAAGACTTGGAATGGAAGTTGATAAAATAAAGGCAATACAAGAAATGAATCAAGAACCAATATCTCTTGAAACTCCTGTTGGAAGTGAAGAAGATAGTGAATTAGGAGATTTTGTTGAAGATCAAAAAACAACAAGTCCTTATGAAGCAACTAATAGAGCAATTTTAAGAGAAGAGTTAGATGCTGTTTTAAAAACATTGAGTCCAAGAGAAGAAAAGGTTTTAAGATATAGATATGGACTTGATGACAGTTCTCCTAAGACATTAGAAGAAGTTGGAAAAATATTTAATGTTACTAGAGAAAGAATTAGACAAATTGAAGTAAAAGCTCTTAGAAAATTGAGACACCCTAGTAGAAAGAAAAAACTTGAGGATTTTAAGGTAGATTAG
- a CDS encoding UDP-N-acetylmuramoyl-L-alanyl-D-glutamate--2,6-diaminopimelate ligase produces the protein MNIFSGIEYKILKDVNLDRKYNGIEYDSRKIKENYIFVAFEGANVDGHDYIDSAVKNGATCIIVSKEVEMKYNVSYVLIEEIRHKLGYIASNFYEWPQRKLKIIGVTGTNGKTSSTYMIEKLMGNVPITRIGTIEYKVGDEVFDAVNTTPESLDLIKIFDKTLKKKIEYVVMEVSSHSLELGRVDVVDFDYALFTNLTQDHLDYHLTMENYFQAKRKLFLKLKDLNNSVINIDDEYGKRLYDEFIVDNPEIISYGIDRGDLEGDYLDDGYIDIKYKKQAEKVKFTLLGDFNLYNTLGAIGIALKIGISMEEILKRVSNIKAAPGRFEALDCGQDYKVIVDYAHTPDALVNVIVAARNIKNVNRIITIFGCGGDRDRTKRPIMAKVVEDLSDIIILTSDNPRTENPEQIFADVKKGFIKSDDYIFEPDREKAIKVAVNMAEKNDIILITGKGHETYHIIGTKKWHFDDKEIARREIVRRKMVENVN, from the coding sequence TAAAAGATGTAAACTTGGATAGAAAGTATAATGGTATTGAGTATGATTCAAGAAAAATAAAAGAAAATTATATATTTGTTGCATTTGAAGGGGCTAATGTTGATGGTCATGACTATATAGATAGTGCTGTAAAAAATGGAGCAACTTGTATTATAGTTAGTAAAGAAGTTGAAATGAAATACAATGTCAGTTATGTTTTAATTGAAGAAATAAGACATAAACTTGGCTATATTGCTTCAAATTTTTATGAATGGCCTCAAAGAAAATTAAAGATTATTGGTGTTACAGGAACAAATGGTAAAACTTCATCAACTTATATGATAGAGAAATTGATGGGAAATGTCCCTATAACTCGTATAGGTACAATAGAATATAAAGTGGGAGATGAAGTATTTGATGCTGTAAATACCACTCCTGAATCTCTTGATTTAATTAAGATTTTTGACAAAACTTTAAAGAAAAAAATTGAATATGTTGTAATGGAAGTAAGCTCTCATTCTCTTGAATTAGGTAGAGTTGATGTTGTAGATTTTGATTATGCACTATTTACTAATTTAACTCAGGATCATTTAGATTATCATTTAACTATGGAAAATTATTTTCAAGCTAAAAGAAAATTATTTTTAAAACTGAAAGATTTAAATAACTCTGTAATCAATATAGATGATGAATATGGAAAAAGATTATATGATGAATTTATAGTTGATAATCCTGAAATAATCTCTTACGGAATAGATAGAGGAGATTTAGAAGGAGATTATTTAGATGATGGCTATATTGATATAAAATATAAAAAGCAAGCTGAAAAAGTAAAATTTACATTATTAGGAGATTTTAATTTATATAATACCTTAGGAGCTATTGGAATTGCTTTAAAAATTGGAATTAGTATGGAAGAAATTTTAAAAAGAGTTTCAAATATAAAAGCAGCACCAGGAAGATTTGAAGCCTTAGATTGCGGACAAGACTATAAAGTAATAGTAGATTATGCACATACACCAGATGCTTTGGTGAATGTAATAGTAGCAGCTAGAAATATCAAAAATGTTAATAGAATAATAACAATCTTTGGTTGTGGTGGGGATAGAGACAGGACAAAAAGACCTATAATGGCAAAAGTTGTTGAAGATTTATCAGATATTATAATACTTACTTCTGACAATCCAAGAACTGAAAATCCAGAACAAATATTTGCTGATGTAAAAAAAGGTTTTATAAAATCAGATGACTATATATTTGAACCTGATAGAGAAAAAGCAATAAAAGTAGCAGTTAATATGGCAGAAAAAAATGATATAATATTAATCACAGGTAAGGGACATGAAACTTATCATATAATTGGTACAAAAAAATGGCATTTTGATGATAAAGAAATTGCAAGAAGAGAAATTGTTAGAAGAAAGATGGTGGAAAATGTTAATTAG